Sequence from the Pseudomonas sp. LS.1a genome:
GTTCTCCATGAGCCTGGCCTTCCTCGGCGCCTGGGTGTTCTCCGTCACCGACAGTTCCGAACGCGCCAATCAGGAACGTGGCCGCTACCTGGCCCAGTTCATCCGCTCCATGACCGGAATCGGCGCTGCCGGCGCCAGCAAGCACTGACTACCAGGGAAGAACAACCATGTCGGGTAAAACAACAACAATGAACCGCACGCACTTCATTTCGGCCGCCTGGCTGGCCACCCTCGCCCTGCCGATGCCGGCCATGGCGGATTTCATCGGCGACAGCCACGCCCGGCTGGAGCTGCGCAACCACTACCTCAATCGCGACTTCCGTCAGAGCAATGCACCGCAGGCCAAGGCCGAGGAATGGGGCCAGGGCTTTACCGCCAAGCTGGAGTCGGGCTTCACCGAAGGCCCGGTCGGTTTTGGTGTCGACGCCATGGGCCAACTGGGCATCAAGCTCGACTCCAGCCGCGACCGCCGCAATACCGGCCTGCTGCCCTTCGGCCCGAACAGCCATGAACCGGTCGATGACTACAGCGAACTGGGCCTGACCGGCAAGGTGCGGGTGTCCAAGAGCACCCTGCGCCTGGGCACCTTGCAACCGATCCTGCCGGTGGTGGTGTACAACGACACCCGCCTGCTCGCCTCCACCTTCCAGGGCGGCCTGCTCACCAGCCAGGACCTGGCCGGCCTGACCTTCAACGCCGGCCGCCTGACCAAGGCCAACCTGCGTGATTCCTCGGGCCGCGACGACATCGGCTATGGCGCCGCCAGCAGCGACCACCTGGACTTCGGCGGCGGCAGCTACGCCCTCACCCCGCAAACCAGCGTCAGCTACTACTACGCCAAGCTCGAGGACATCTACCGCCAGCAGTTCGTCGGCCTGATCGATACCCGCCCGCTGGGTGAAGGCCTGAGCCTGCGCACCGACCTGCGCTACTTCGACAGCCGCAACGACGGTGCCGAACGCGCTGGCAACATCGACAACCGCAACTTCAACGCCATGTTCACCCTCGGCGTACGGGCCCACAAGTTCACCGCCACCTGGCAGCAGATGTCCGGCGACAGTGCCTTCCCGTTCGTGAACGGCGGCGACCCGTTCACCGTCAACCTGGTGACCTACAACACCTTTACCCGCGCCGGGCTGGACTCCTGGCAGGTGCGCTACGACTACGACTTCGTCGCCATGGGCATCCCTGGCCTGAGCTTCATGACCCGCTACACCGATGGCCGCCACGCCGAAACCGCCACCGTCAGCAATGGCCGTGAGCGCGAGCGCGACACCGACATCACCTATGTCATCCAGAGCGGCCCGTTCAAGGACGTCAGCCTGCGCTGGCGCAACGTCACCTTCCGTTCCGGCAATGGCCTGACCAACGCCGTGGACGAAAACCGCCTGATCATCGGCTATACCGTGGCGCTGTGGTAACAGCGCCCCTCTACATTGGAGAACAGCATGTCTGCCGCCCCTACCCTGCAAAGCTTCATCGCTGGCCGCTGGCTTGGCCAGCAAGGCGCCCAGGCCCTGCGCAGCGCCCTGGACGGCCACGTCCTGGCCTACAGCCACGAAGAACGTCCGGATTTCGCCGAGGCCGTGGACTTTGCCCGCGGCCGTGGCCTGGCCGCGCTGATGGCCATGGACTTCCAGCAACGCGCTGCCCGCCTGAAGGCGCTGGCCCTGTACCTGGCCGAGCGCAAGGAACAGCTCTACGCCCTGTCCCACCACAGCGGCGCCACCCGTGCCGACAGCTGGATCGACATCGAAGGCGGCAACGCCACGCTGTTCTCCTATGCAGGTATTGGCAGCCGTGAGTTGCCGTCGGGCAACCTGGTGCACGAAGGCCCGGCGATCCCGCTGGGCAAGCAAGGCCATTTTGCCGGCAGCCACATCCTGGTGCCGCGCGCCGGCGTGGCGGTGCACATCAACGCCTTCAACTTCCCCATCTGGGGCATGCTGGAGAAGTTCGCCCCGACCTTCCTGGCGGGCATGCCGTGCATCGTCAAGCCTGCGACCTCGACCAGCTACCTGACCGAGGCCGTGGTGCGGCTGATGAACGCATCCGGCCTGTTGCCCGAAGGCAGCCTGCAACTGGTGATCGGCAGCACCGGCGACCTGCTCGACCGCCTGCAAGGCCAGGACGTGGTGACCTTCACCGGTTCAGCCGACACCGCCGCCAGGTTGCGCGTCACACCGAACCTGGTCCGCAACTCGGTGCCGTTCACCGCCGAAGCCGATTCGCTGAACTGCGCCATCCTCGGCCCGGACGTGACCCCCGACAGCGAAGAGTTCGACCTGTACATCAAGGAGGTGGTCCGCGAAATGACCACCAAGGCCGGGCAGAAATGCACCGCCATCCGCCGCGCCATCGTACCGGCCAGGCACATCGACGCCGTTGCCACACGCCTGCGCGAGCGGCTGAGCAAGGTGGTGGTCGGTGACCCGTCGCTGGAGGGTGTGCGCATGGGCGCCCTGGCATCCCACGACCAGCAACACGATGTGGCCGAGCGGGTGCGCAGCCTGCTGCAGAGCTGCGACCAACTGTTCGGCGCCAGCGACGGTTTCGCACCGCGTGGCGAGGGTGTGGCCGAGGGCGCGTTCTTCGCCCCGACCCTGCTGCAGGCCCGTGACCCGCATGCCGAAGGCGGTGCCCATGATATCGAAGCGTTCGGCCCGGTCAGCACGCTGATGGCCTATGACGACCTCGATGAAGCCCTGGCGCTGGCCGCGCGTGGCAAAGGCAGCCTGGTGGCGACCCTGGTCACCGCCGACCGTAGCGTAGCGGCCAAGGCCATCCCGGTGGCCGCTGCCTGGCATGGCCGGCTGCTGGTACTCGACAGCGAGGCGGCCAAGGAATCCACGGGGCATGGCTCGCCATTGCCACAACTCAAGCACGGCGGCCCGGGCCGCGCTGGTGGTGGTGAAGAGTTGGGTGGCCTGCGTGCGGTCAAGCATTACCTGCAACGCGCTGCAGTACAGGGTTCGCCGAGCATGCTCACGGCGGTAACCGGCGAATACGTGCGCGGTGGCGAAGTGATCGAAACCGAAGTACACCCGTTCCGCCGCTATTTCGAGCAACTGCGCATCGGCGAGTCGCTGCTCACCCACCGCCGTACCGTGACCGAAGCCGACCTGGTCAACTTCGGCTGCCTGTCGGGCGACCATTTCTACATGCACTTCGACGAGATCGCCGCCAAGCAATCGCAGTTCGGCAAGCGCATCGCCCACGGCTACTTCGTGTTGTCGGCAGCGGCCGGGCTGTTCGTCTCGCCAGGTGAAGGCCCGGTACTGGCCAACTACGGCCTGGATACCCTGCGCTTCATCAACCCGGTGGGCATCGGCGACACCATCCAGGCACGCCTGACCTGCAAGCGCAAGATCGACCAGGGCAAGACCAGCCCGCTGGGCCAGCCCCAGGGCGTGGTGGCGTGGGATGTGGAGGTGACCAACCAGTTGGGTGAACTGGTCGCCAGCTACGACATCCTCACCCTGGTGCTGAAAAAGCCCTGACGCGGCCGTTGGTCAGGGGCGGTCGGCATTCAACCGACCTCACCTGGCCGTTGCCACTCTCATTCAATGAGCACCAAGCATTCCTGTGGGAGCGGCTTTAGCCGCGAAGAATCCAACGCGGTGCATGGCACCGGCTACGCCGGTGTTCGCGGCTAAAGCCGCTCCAACAGGGGCCGCGCAAGGTCGTGCAGCTCGGGGAATCACATTGTCGCCGCCGGCCCCCCCGCCGACGGGTTCGGCTTGCTCCCCGACACCCGCCAGCTCACTGCGGTAATCCCGTAGCGCTCTGCCATTGGCCTGCTGACTTTCCTTATCTTCTCCCGGCCGAACCTGGGAATGATGCCGATGCCCGCATCGCAACTTGCCCAATGCCAGGCCTCGACATTGTCCAGCTGCTCCAGGCGGATGATGAAACTGCGCGGCTGGCCATGCAGCTGGTAATCGATGATGTAGAGCTGTGGGCTAGGCATCGCAGGGGCCTCCTCTTCTCCATGGATGACACCCTGATTGATCGGGGTATGCGCCGAAAATTCAAAAAATCACTGATGGCGACCTTTGCCGTGGCTGTTTTGCCCACCCTTGCGGCCGGCGTCCGAAGCCCGCTGGCGGTCATTGGCAAAATTGCCGCCAGAAACCTGACCACCCTTGTGCCCGGCGCGGGAAGCCCGTTCCCGGTCGTTGGCGAAGTTGCCTGGGTTGGTTTCCTTGTTGCCGCCACGGTGGCTGGTGCGGTCTTGGTCCTGCGCCATGTCGTTTCTCCTTGCGATGGTTTGGCGGGATGCATGGATCTGCGCCTTACCTTGGTTCCGAACACTCGAACGCTGGCTCTGCTCAATGGTTTTGCCCTCAGCCGACGTGTGGCGCGAAACACATGCGGGCACAATATTGGTGCCACGGCGACCGTTCGCGGGCTTGCGCGCGTAGAGGCCAGCACAGGCAACCGCTAGGCATGCACACTCCAATGACACGCCTCCAGCTCGATCGGCATCTCGTCAATGGCCTGGATCATGCCGCTCTCCAGGGCTTCCCGTGGCCCGAGTATGCGCGGGTAGGCCATCAGGTAGCGCGGCACATCCAGTACCTCGGCCGCGCCCTCGGTCCGCTCGGCGACGATCTGTGCATACAGCCGCAGGTCATAGTCCAGGCTCATCGCATATTCGGCCATGCGTGAATGGTCCACCGAGCCGTGCAAGGTCCAGTGGAAAGGATGGAACAGGAACTTGCTGCAACTGCACGCCGTGCGCCGGTCCCCGGCCAGGAACAGGATGTTGCCCATGGATTCCACCGTGCCCAGGTTGTGGGTATGCACCTCGACCGGTAATGCCCGCAGAAAGTTGTACAAGGTAAACCCGTAACTGCACTCGCCGCCCATGGTGGCGATGTTCAGCTGCAGGACCTCGGCGCCCTGCTGCAACGCCCGCGAACAGGTGTTGATCAGGTTGCCACAGGTGGACGAATTGATCGGCCCGGTGAAGTGGACGATATGTCTGGCCATGCTTGCCTCCAGGGTGGCAGGTCATTCCTTGGTCTTCTGCGCATCGTCACCCTGCCCGGCCATCTGCCGGTACTGCTTGCGCAAGGCATGCAACTCGGCCGGGTCCATGTCTTCAAGGTCCAGCAGCGCTTTGTGCGCCCGTTGCGTGGTGCGCAGCAGTTCGTCGATCTTGATGTGCAGTTCGTCGTTGTCGCGGTTCTGGGTGTTCTGGATGAGGAACACCATGAGGAAGGTGATGATGGTGGTCGAGGTGTTGATCACCAGTTGCCAGGTGTCGTTGAAGCCGAACAACGGCCCGGTCAATGCCCAGCTCAGGATCAGCAGGCAGGCGATGCCGAAGGTCAGCGGGCGGCCGGACCAATTGGCCAGCCACTGGGCAAAACGGTCGAATTTCATCCTGGCGCCCTTCCTCCGCAGCAGATATGCGGTGGAAACGTCGCGCGCTGCAAAGTTCAACGCGGTATGGCCTTTTCCGTTGGTCAACCGTGCTGAACCCTGGCCGCTGTTCACCAGTCGCACCTTCAGAGTGACCGAACAAGGACCCGGTAATGAGGAAGGCAGCGTGAGCGATATCCGCATCGGCATCTCCGGTTGGCGCTACGGTCCGTGGCGCAAGGATTTCTACCCGAAGGGCCTGCCCCAGGACGACGAACTGGCGTTCGCTTCGCGGGCGGTCAACAGCATCGAGATCAACGGCTCGTTCTACAGCCTGCAAACGCCCGAACGCTACCAGGGCTGGCGTGACGACACCCCGCCCGGCTTCGTGTTCGCGGTCAAGGCCCCGCGTTACATCACCCATGTGCGTCGGCTAAGGGATATCGAAGAACCCATGGCCAATTTCTTCGCTTCCGGGCCGCTGCTGCTCGGCAAGAAGCTAGGGCCATTCCTCTGGCAGTTTCCACCGAACATGAAGTTCGACGAGGCCCGCTTCAGCCGTTTTCTCGAGCTGCTGCCACACAGCCGCAAGGCCGCCCGCGACTGCGCGCTGGGGTGTGCGCAACGCCTGAGGGACAACGGCAGTACCGATATCAAGGGCAACGCACGGCTACGCCACGCCGTGGAAATTCGTAATGAGAGTTTTTTGTGCGAAGCCTTCATCAAGCTGCTGCGCAAACACCGGGTGGCGCTGGTGGTGGCCGACAGCGCCGGGAAATGGCCTTACGTCGAAGATGTCACCGCCGACTTCGTGTACATGCGCCTGCATGGCGATGTCGAGCTGTACAGCAGTGGCTATACCGCCCAGGCGCTGCGGCGCTGGAAGCAGCGCATCCAGCACTGGAGCCAGGGGCGGCAGGCCGACGATGCCCAGCTGGTCGTGCCGGGGCCGCCACCACGGCGCGCGACCCGTGACGTCTACTGCTATTTCGACAACGACCAGAAAGTCCATGCACCCTATGACGCCCGGCGCCTGCTGCAGAAGCTGTCGCTGGACCATGAGCTGATGACCGAGCCTGGCGTGGTGCCGGAGGTGGCGCTGTGAACAGGACCCTGCCTGCCCCGCACTGCATCTTCGACAAGGTTACCGCCGTGCATCGGCTGAATGTACTGACGCTGAACGTGCACAAGGGCTTCACCTTCTTCAATCGGCGCTTCATC
This genomic interval carries:
- a CDS encoding DUF72 domain-containing protein; the encoded protein is METSRAAKFNAVWPFPLVNRAEPWPLFTSRTFRVTEQGPGNEEGSVSDIRIGISGWRYGPWRKDFYPKGLPQDDELAFASRAVNSIEINGSFYSLQTPERYQGWRDDTPPGFVFAVKAPRYITHVRRLRDIEEPMANFFASGPLLLGKKLGPFLWQFPPNMKFDEARFSRFLELLPHSRKAARDCALGCAQRLRDNGSTDIKGNARLRHAVEIRNESFLCEAFIKLLRKHRVALVVADSAGKWPYVEDVTADFVYMRLHGDVELYSSGYTAQALRRWKQRIQHWSQGRQADDAQLVVPGPPPRRATRDVYCYFDNDQKVHAPYDARRLLQKLSLDHELMTEPGVVPEVAL
- a CDS encoding OprD family porin — translated: MNRTHFISAAWLATLALPMPAMADFIGDSHARLELRNHYLNRDFRQSNAPQAKAEEWGQGFTAKLESGFTEGPVGFGVDAMGQLGIKLDSSRDRRNTGLLPFGPNSHEPVDDYSELGLTGKVRVSKSTLRLGTLQPILPVVVYNDTRLLASTFQGGLLTSQDLAGLTFNAGRLTKANLRDSSGRDDIGYGAASSDHLDFGGGSYALTPQTSVSYYYAKLEDIYRQQFVGLIDTRPLGEGLSLRTDLRYFDSRNDGAERAGNIDNRNFNAMFTLGVRAHKFTATWQQMSGDSAFPFVNGGDPFTVNLVTYNTFTRAGLDSWQVRYDYDFVAMGIPGLSFMTRYTDGRHAETATVSNGRERERDTDITYVIQSGPFKDVSLRWRNVTFRSGNGLTNAVDENRLIIGYTVALW
- a CDS encoding low affinity iron permease family protein, whose translation is MKFDRFAQWLANWSGRPLTFGIACLLILSWALTGPLFGFNDTWQLVINTSTTIITFLMVFLIQNTQNRDNDELHIKIDELLRTTQRAHKALLDLEDMDPAELHALRKQYRQMAGQGDDAQKTKE
- a CDS encoding DUF6555 family protein; protein product: MPSPQLYIIDYQLHGQPRSFIIRLEQLDNVEAWHWASCDAGIGIIPRFGREKIRKVSRPMAERYGITAVSWRVSGSKPNPSAGGPAATM
- the paaZ gene encoding phenylacetic acid degradation bifunctional protein PaaZ, which codes for MSAAPTLQSFIAGRWLGQQGAQALRSALDGHVLAYSHEERPDFAEAVDFARGRGLAALMAMDFQQRAARLKALALYLAERKEQLYALSHHSGATRADSWIDIEGGNATLFSYAGIGSRELPSGNLVHEGPAIPLGKQGHFAGSHILVPRAGVAVHINAFNFPIWGMLEKFAPTFLAGMPCIVKPATSTSYLTEAVVRLMNASGLLPEGSLQLVIGSTGDLLDRLQGQDVVTFTGSADTAARLRVTPNLVRNSVPFTAEADSLNCAILGPDVTPDSEEFDLYIKEVVREMTTKAGQKCTAIRRAIVPARHIDAVATRLRERLSKVVVGDPSLEGVRMGALASHDQQHDVAERVRSLLQSCDQLFGASDGFAPRGEGVAEGAFFAPTLLQARDPHAEGGAHDIEAFGPVSTLMAYDDLDEALALAARGKGSLVATLVTADRSVAAKAIPVAAAWHGRLLVLDSEAAKESTGHGSPLPQLKHGGPGRAGGGEELGGLRAVKHYLQRAAVQGSPSMLTAVTGEYVRGGEVIETEVHPFRRYFEQLRIGESLLTHRRTVTEADLVNFGCLSGDHFYMHFDEIAAKQSQFGKRIAHGYFVLSAAAGLFVSPGEGPVLANYGLDTLRFINPVGIGDTIQARLTCKRKIDQGKTSPLGQPQGVVAWDVEVTNQLGELVASYDILTLVLKKP
- a CDS encoding ATP-dependent Clp protease proteolytic subunit, with amino-acid sequence MARHIVHFTGPINSSTCGNLINTCSRALQQGAEVLQLNIATMGGECSYGFTLYNFLRALPVEVHTHNLGTVESMGNILFLAGDRRTACSCSKFLFHPFHWTLHGSVDHSRMAEYAMSLDYDLRLYAQIVAERTEGAAEVLDVPRYLMAYPRILGPREALESGMIQAIDEMPIELEACHWSVHA